Below is a window of Streptomyces sp. ITFR-16 DNA.
CTGTTGCCGGCGCCGTTGCCGGAGAGGACCGGGATGCCGTCCAGGATGTGCGACAGCGGCTCGTCGCCCTTGGCCTGGGTGGAGTTCTCGGTGCACTGCTGGTTCTGCGGCGAGGACAGGACGTTGACGTCCTGGACCGCGACGGGCACGAGGCCGACCAGCGAGCCGACGTTGGCCTTGAGCGGCAGACCGATGCAGGGCTTGTTCAGCGAGCCCTGGACCAGGCCGAACTGCGGGCTGCCGTCGCCCTGCGTCACGGCGTTGCCGAACGACTGCGAGGCGCCGTTGCCGTTGATCGACGTGGTGCCGCCGTCGTCGCCGATGGCCATCGCCTGCGTCGCGCCGAGCCCGAGGATGGAGGCGGCAACGGCACCCGTAGCCAGGACCTTCTTGATCACGATGAACCCTTCTCGTACTGGATACCCCGTACCGGAGCGCCCTGATCAACTGCCGTCCTGACGTTTGGTTATCGCCTTTCACCCGAATGACACGGCGACACGGACACCCGTCCGTAAGAAGCCGGTAAATACTGAACGCATCACCCGCCGAACGCTTATGCGTAACCCGTCCGGGTGGTCACAGGATTTTCACCGGTTCCACGTTTCTCTGACACGCAGGCGTCGTTATGGGTGTCGTCAAGCTCACCCGCCCCGCCGGGACGCTCTCCCAGCAGAACTGGCAGGCCCGGAGGTTGCTGCACCGCCTGACGAATGAACTGCGGGCCTGCGCCCGCGCGAATTGTCCAAAGGAAGGGCACCAATGCGAAAAGCCTTGAGTAAAAGCATCCTCGTCATGGCGGCGGCGTCAGGCATCCTGACGGCCTCCGGCGGCTATGCCTTCGCCGATGCCTCGGCCGAGGGCGCCGCGATCGGTTCCCCCGGCGTCGGCTCGGGCAACGCCGTCCAGGCGCCGGTGCACGTGCCCGTCAACGTTTGCGGCAACACGGTCAACGTGATCGGCGCGCTCAACCCCGCCTTCGGCAACGAGTGCGAGAACGAGAGCGGCGACTCGGGCGCGGGCCAGAGCCACGGGCACGGCAACAGCAGCAGCGGTGCGAGCGCCCAGGGCGTGGCCGCCAACTCCCCCGGTGTGCTGTCGGGCAACCTGATCCAGGTGCCGGTCGACGTCCCGGTCAACGTCTGCGGCAACACGGTCAACGTGGTCGGCGCGCTGAACCCGGCCGCCGGCAACAAGTGCGAGAACGACGAGGGCGGCAACGAGCCCCCGAAGCCGCCGCACCACCCGAAGCCCCCGAAGCCGCACAAGCCCCCGAAGCACCACCACGACGGCGACTGCCCTCCGGAACACCACAAGCCGCCGCACCACCCGAAGCCCCCGAAGCCGCACAAGCCCCCGAAGCACCACCACAACGGGGACTGCCCTCCGGGACACCACAACCCGCCGACCCACCCCCCGCACCACCCGCCGACGCACCCCCCGCACCACCCGAAGCCCCCGAAGCCGCACAACCCCCCGACGCACAACCCGCCCACGCACACGTGGCACCCGCACAACCCCCCGACCCACACGTGGCACCACACGCCCACCAAGCACCACAAGCCGCCGCAGATGGCGCACACCGGTGCCAATGACAACCTGGGCATCGCCGGTGGCGCGAGCGCCGCGCTGGTCCTCGGTGGCAGCCTGCTGATGCGCCGCAGCCGCGCCGCACGACAGGGCTGACGCACCCCACGCGCGAAGAGGTCCGGCCGAACGGCACACGCCGTTCGGCCGGACCTCTTGGCGTCTCCGGCGTGCGCTCCCTGTCGTACCGTCAGGCCGTGGATCCGCCGGTGGCCCGCAGGGCGGGTCGTAAACTCCTGCCGTGAACGACAGCCATGAGATACGGATCAGGCCGGGCGGCCCGGCCGACGCACCGGCCATTCTGGACATGCTCGACGCCGCTGTGGCCTGGATGAACGCTCGCGGCAACACCGAGCAGTGGGGCACCAGACCGTATTCGCAGAACCCCGGCGGGGTGGAGCGGGTGGAGCGGTACACGACCGACAACGCGGCGTACATCGCGGAGCTGGACGGCACTTCCGTCGGAGCCCTGGTGCTGGACAGCGGGCCCAACCCCCAGATGCCGATCGCGCCGGCCGGGGAACCCGAGCGGTACGTCCGGCTGCTGATCTCCGACCGCCGGCACGCCGGGAAGGAGATCGGGGCGGCCCTGCTGGCCCATGCCGCCGAGGAGACCCGGCGGGCCGGGGTGGCGCTCCTGCGCGTCGACTGCTGGGCGGGCGGCGGAGGCGAACTGGTCGCGTACTACGAGCGAAACGGCTTCACCGCCACCGACCGCTTCGCCTCGGGCACCTGGCCGGGGCAGATACTGACCCGGCGGATCCAGCCCACCCCCTGACGAAGCCGGTGCTCCGAGGTGCTGTCTTTCTCGGAGCTGTCTCTCGCGGAGGCATGGCGGCGGCACCGGTTCCCGCCGGGCGGTAAACCGGTGGACGGCTGCTCCCCGGCCGCCTACCTTCCCCCGCGTGGACCTACCCCGTGAATTCACCATCCGCGAGAGCACCCACCGTGTGCACAACCCCTTCACCGAGGAGCATCTCGCCACCCTGGGCCGGGCCCTGCGACTGGCGCCCGGGGCCCGGATCCTCGACCTCGCCTGCGGCAGCGGCGAACTCCTCTGCACCTGGGCGCGCGATCACGGGGTGACGGGCACCGGTGTCGACATCAGCACCGTCTTCCTGGACGGGGCCCGCGAGCGGGCGGCGGAGCTGGGCGTGGCCGGCCGGGTCGCGTTCGTGCACGGCGACGCGTCCGGTCATGTGGCACCGGAGCCCGTCGACCTCGCCGCCTGTCTCGGCGCCACCTGGATCGGCGGCGGGGTGACCGGCACGGTCGCGCTGCTGGAGCGGTCCCTGCGGCCGGGCGGCATGCTGCTGATCGGTGAGCCGTACTGGCGCCGGGAGCCGCCGGACACCGCGACCGTCGAGGCCTGTCACGCGACGGCGCGGGACGACTTCCGCGCGCTGCCCGAACTGCTGGAGCACTTCGGTGAGCTGGGCTGGGACGTGGTGGAGATGGTCCTCGCCAGCCAGGAGGGCTGGGACCGTTACGCGGCGGCGCAGTGGCTGAACATCCGGCGCTGGCTGGACGCCCACCCCGACGACGAACTGGCCGGGCAGATGCGCGCGGAGCTGGCCACCGGCCCGGCGCGCCACGTCCGCTATCAGCGCGAGTACCTGGGGTGGGGCGTGTTCGCCCTGATGAAGCGCTGATCCTGCGGGAGGGCGGGAGGAGGGCCGCCGCCCTAGGTCCCCGGTCCTCGGCCCCGTCCGGCGCACGATCGTCCGCAAGCCCGATGCCGCTCTCCCGGGGCGGGAGCCACGCTGTGGGGGCAGTCTTCCGAAGGAGCGCATCATGTCGTACCCGGAACACCTTGAGTACCCGGAGCCCCGCTACCTCGGCAACACGGGTGAGGTGAACGCCGTCTTCCGGTCGGCCGACACCCCGCCGGACATCGCCTCGCCCGGCGCCTCCACGCACTACCTCGCCACCCATGAGTCGACCGGCGGCGAGTTCGGCCTGTACAAGGTGGATCTGGGCGCACGGTCCGCCGGGGCCAAGACCCACTTCCACAAGGCGATGTCGGAGTCGTTCTACGTCCTGTCCGGCACGCTGGAGCTGTACAACGGCGAGAAGTGGGTCACCGGCCGCGAGGGCGACTTCCTGTACGTGCCCGTGGGCGGGCTGCACGCCTTCAGGAACGTGACCGACGAGCCGATGTCCATGCTCATGCTGTTCTCCCCCGGTGCCCCGCGCGAGGAGTACTTCGAGCGGGTCGCGGAGGTGTCGCAGCGCGGCGGCGAGGAGCTGAAGGAGTTCCGTATCCGCCACGACAGCTACTTCACGGAGGACTTCGGGCCCGGCGCGGAGTAGACCGGCCGGGCCGGCGGCCGCCTCTCAGACCGCGAGGCGTTCGAAGACCGCCGCGAGGCCCTGGCCGCCGCCGATGCACATGGTCTCCAGGCCGTAGCGCCCCTCGCGGCGGTGCAGCTCCCGGGTGAGGGTGGCGAGGATACGGGCGCCGGTGGCGCCGACGGGGTGGCCCAGCGAGACGCCGGAGCCGTTCACGTTGATCCGCTCCTCGTGGTCCTTCTCGCCGAGGCCCAGTTCACGGGTGCAGGCCAGCACCTGGGCGGCGAAGGCCTCGTTGAGCTCGATCAGGTCGAGGTCGGCGAGGGTGAGCCCCGCGCGGCCGAGCGCGGTGCGGGTGGCGGGGACGGGCCCCAGGCCCATGGTGGCGGCGGGCACCCCGGCACGGGCGAAGGAGACCAGCCGGACGAGCGGGGTGAGCCCGAGGCGTTCCGCGGTGGCGGAGCTGGTCACCAGGCAGGCGGCAGCCGCGTCGTTCTGGCCGCTGGCGTTGCCCGCGGTGACGGTGGCCTCCGGGTCGGACTTGCCCAGGACGGGGCGGAGCGCGGCCAGTTGCTCGGCGGTGGTGTCGGGGCGGGGGTGTTCGTCTGCGGTGACCACCGTGTCGCCCTTGCGGCTCTTCACGGTGACGGGGACGGTCTCGGCGTCGTACCGGCCCTCCGCCGCCGCCCGGCCGGCGCGCTGCTGCGAGCGCAGGGCCAGGGCGTCCTGGTCGGCGCGGCTGATCCCGTACTCCCGGCGCAGGTTCTCGGCGGTCTCGATCATGCCGCCGGGGACCGGGTGGCTGACGCCGCCGGCGGTGACCCGGCCCCGGGCGAGCGCGTCGTGGAGCTGGAGGCCGGGGCCCTTGATCCCCCAGCGTCCGTCGTGCGTGTAATAGGGGGCGGCGCTCATCACGTCGACGCCGCCCGCGATGACCACCTCACTGAATCCGGCCTGGACCTGCATGGCCGCGTCCAGCACCGCCTGGAGTCCGGAGCCGCAGCGGCGGTCGATCTGGGAGCCGGTGACGGTCTGCGGGAGTCCCGCGTCCAGGGCGGCGACCCGGCCGATGGCGGGGGCCTCGGCGGACGGGTAGGAGTGCCCGAGGATCACTTCGTCGACCCGGTCGGGGTCGACACCGGTACGGGCGACGACCTCCGCGACGACAAGGGCGGCGAGGGCGGCCGGCGTCTGTCCCGCGAACACTCCGCCGAAGCGGCCGATGGGGGTGCGCAGGGGTTCGCAGATCACGACATCGAAGCGGTCGGGCACGGCGGGACCTTTCCGGGGAGTGAAAGGGAGGGGATGAGAGGAGGAGGACAAGGGTGTGGGGCGACCCTCGCACCCGGCGACTGAGCCGGTCCAATATCCAGTTCCCCCTGATTCAAGACGCGTCACGTCTCAATGGGGTGGGCAGGGCGGTCTCCGCGACGGCGAGCACCGCGCGCAGGGCGGCCGACGGGTTGTCCGCCCGCCAGGCCAGCGCCGCCTGGCGCCTGATCGGCGGGCCGGCGAGGCGCCGGTAGACCAGGCCGTTCTGCTGGATGTGCTGGACGGAGGTGACGGTCAGCGTCACCCCGACACCGGCCGCGACCAGCGCCATGATGGTGTACGAGTCGGGCGCCTCCTGCACCACCCTCGGGTTGAACCCGGCGGCCTCGCAGGCCCCGACCATCGCGTCGCGCACGGTGGAGCCGGTGTTGGCGGGGAACGAGACGAACGGCTCCCCGGCCAGCTCTGCGAGGGGGACGCTCTCCAGGCCGGCGAGCGGATGGTCGAAGGGCAGCGCGCACACCAGCTCCTCCTCGTCGATCACCCGGTGGGCCACACCCGGCTGGGTGACCGGCAGACGTACGAACCCGAGGTCGAGCGAGCCGTCCGCGACGCGGGCGAGCGCCACGTTGGCGTACGTCTGGCCCGTCATCACGAGTTCGATCGCGGGGTGGGCGGCGCGCACCGCCCTCGTCAGCCTCGGCAGCGTGTCGTGGCTGGAGGCGCCCGCGAAGCCGATGCCGACCCGCCCGAACTCGCCCCGGCCGGCCGCCCTCGCGGCCCGTACGGCGGTGTCCAGGTCGTCGAGCACGGTCCGCACCGGCTGGAGGAAGGACTCCCCCGCGCCGGTGAGCCGCACCGAGCGGGTGTTGCGCTCGAAGAGCTGGACCCCGAGCTCCTTCTCCAGCCGGCGGATCTGCTGGCTCAGCGGCGGCTGGGCCATCTGCAGCCGCTTGGCGGCCCGGCCGAAGTGCAGTTCCTCCGCCACGGCGACGAACGCGGACAGATGGCGCAGCTCCATGCCCGGCCGCCGCCTCTCCATTGATATCCCTGGCGTCTCTGTCCGACCTTAATTTGATATTGGACGGCAATCAATGGCCGCTGACAGGGTGGGTGGAGCGACGCACGTCCACGCAGAGGAGCCCCGTGGCCACGACGGACCGGAAGCGCACGACGGACCGGAAAGACAAGACCATGTCGATGAGGGCGGCGATCGCCGCGTTCGTCCACGACGGCGCCACCGTCTGCATCGAGGGCTTCACCCATCTCGTCCCGACCGCCGCCGGGCACGAGATCATCCGGCAGGGCCGCCGGGACCTCACGGTCGTGCGGATGACCGCGGACATCGTGGTGGACCAGATGCTCGCCGCGGGCTGTGTGACACGGCTGGTCTCCTCCTTCGTGGGCAACTCGTCGGCCGGTTCGCTCGGTGAGCTGCGCCGCCGGGTGGAGCGCGCGGACCCGGCCCCGCTGGCGTTCGAGGAGTACAGCCACTACGGGATGATCTGCCGCTATCTCGCCGGCGCGCAGCGGCTGCCGTTCTATCCGCTGCGCTCGTACGGCGGCAGCGATCTGCCGTCCGTCAACAGCGATCTGCGCAAGGTGACGTCGCCGTATCCCGGACCGGACGGAAGACCCGAGCAGATCTATGTCGTACCGCCCGTCCACCCGGAGGTGACGATCATCCACGCCCAGCGTGCCGACCGCGCCGGCAACACCCAGATGTGGGGGCTGACCGGTGTCCAGGCCGAGGCGGTGTACGCGGCCGACAAGGCGGTCGTCGTCGTGGAGGAGATCGTCGGCGACGAGGTGATCCGCAAGGACCCCAACCGCACGCTCGTCCCCGCCCACGCGGTCGACGCCGTCGTCCACTGCCCGCGCGGGGCGCACCCCTCGTTCGCGCAGGGCTACTACGACCGGGACAACGCCTTCTACCGGGCCTGGTCGCACATCAGCAAGGACCCCGGGCGGCTCCGGGCGTGGCTGGACGAATGGGTGCGCGGGACGGCGGACCACGCGGAGTACGTCGAGAAGCTCGGCGCCGATTTCTGGGCCGGGCTCGCGGTCGGCGAGGCGCTGAGCGAGCCAGTGAACTACGGGCGGCGGCTGTGAGCGCGCCCGCCGGCCACCGGAGCGAACAGGCGGCGGCCCTCACCTCCTCCGAACTGCTCTCCGTCGTCGCCTCCCGCGAACTTGCCGCGCGCCGCACGGTGTTCGCCGGGATCGGTCTGCCCACGCTCGCCACCGAGCTGGCGCATCTGACGGTCGCCCCGGACATCGAGGTGGTGTACGAGTCCGGGGTGTGCGGCGCCCACCCCTCCCATCTGCCGGAGACCATCGCCGACGCGGTCCTGATCACGGGGGCGGAGGCGGTGGTCCCGATGCCGATGCTGTTCGGCTGTGTGCTCCAGGGCGGTCACATCGACGTCGGTTTCCTGGGGGCCGCGCAGATCGACCGCCGGGGCAACCTGAACACGTCGGTGATCGGTGAGTGGGACAGCCCGGACGTCCGGCTGCCCGGGTCGGGCGGCGGGGTCGAGGTGATGGCCAACTCCCGGGAGGTCTTCGTGGTGATGCGCCGTCACCACCCGCGCTCCTTCCCGGCGGAGCTCGACTTCTGCACCACCCCGGGCCCGGACCGCGCGCTCGCCGAGGGCATCCGCCCGCTGGGCGCCGGGGTCACCCGGGTCGTCACGGAGCTGGGCATCCTGGCCCGCGCGGGCGTCGGCGAGGAGCTGCGGCTGGTCGCCGTCCAGCCGGGCGTCAGCGTCGAGCGGGTCCGGGAAGCCACCGGCTGGGACCTGCTGGTCGACGACACGGTCGAGGAGGTGGCGCCCCCGACCCGGGAGGAACTGCGCCTGCTGCGCGAGGATGTCGACCCGGACCGTGTGTACCTGCGCTGAACCGCACCGCCCGCCCCGCTGACCCGCCCCACCGAGAGGACCAGGACCCGTATGCGTATCAGGATCGTCGGCGCCGGAGCCATGGGCCGCGGCATCGCCCAGTGGGCGGCCGCCGCCGGACACACCGTCGAGCTGGGCGACGTACGGACGGAGGCGGTGACGGACGCGGTCGCCTTCGTCCGGTCCATGCTCGAACGGGCCGCGCAGAAGGGCCGGATGTCCGAGGGGGACGCGGCGGCGGCCGTGGACCGGCTGGTCCCGCTGGACGATCCGTGGGCGGCCGGCCCGGACGTGGAGCTGGTCATCGAGGCCGTGCGCGAGGACCTGGCGACCAAGACCGAGGTGTTCGGCCGGCTGGAGCGGGCACTGCCCGCCTCCGCCGTCTTCGCGACCAACACCTCCTCGCTGTCCGTGACCCGGATCGCCGCAGAGCTGAAGGACCCAGGCCGGCTGGCCGGGCTGCACTTCTTCAACCCCGTCCCGCTGATGCGGATCGTCGAGGTGGTGCCCGGCGCCGCCACCCGGCCGGAGATCCCGCCGCTGCTGACCGCGCTCGTGGAGGGGTGCGGACACCGCGCGGTCACGGTCGCCGACACCCCCGGCTTCCTCGTCAACCACGCCGGGCGCGGCCTGGTGACGGAGGCGCTCGCGCTGCTGGAGGAGACGGTCGGCGAGCCGTCGGACATCGACCGGATCGCGCGGGACGTGCTGGGGCTGCGCATGGGCCCCTTCGAACTGATGGACCTCACCGGGCTGGATGTGACCGCCGCGGTCATCGACTCGATCTGGACGGGCTTCCGTTACGAGGACCGGCTGCGGCCTTCGTATCTGACCCCGAACCGGGTGGCGGCCGGGCTGCACGGCCGCAAGACGGGACGCGGCTGGTATCCGTACGGCCCCGAGGCACCGGCCGCGGTCCCGGAACCGCCGGTCACCGGGGACGCGGACCGGCCGGTGCACGTCTTCGCCGGGTCCCCGGAGCTGGAGGGCGACGCGACCGCGCTCCGCGAGGCGCTGGGCGCGGCGGGCGCCGCGGTCGAGTCCGGTGGGCGGCCGTCCGCCGGGGCGCTGGTCCTGGTCCCGGTGTGGGGCACCTCGGTCGCATCGGCGGTGGCCGCGCACGGACTCCCGGCCGGGCGCACCTTCGGCGTGGACCCGCTGCCGGCGGCCGGGCGCCGGCGGGTACTGGCGGTGACCCCGGCGGCGGATCCGGCGGCGGCGCGGGACGCCCGCGCGGTGCTGGCCCGGGCGGCGGACGGCGCCGAGCCGTCCGCGGTGTCGGTGGTACGGGACACGGCCGGCTCGGTCGCGCAGCGGCTGCTGGCCTCGATCGTGTCGGTCGCGGCGTCCATCGCGGAGCGCGCGCTCGCGGCCCCGGCCGACATCGATCTCGCGGTCACGGCCGGGCTCGGCTATCCGGCCGGGCCGCTGGCCTGGGGCGACCGGGTCGGCGCGGCACGGATGCTGGAACTGCACCGGGCGCTGTACGCGACGACCGGGGACCCGCGCCACCGCCCGACCCGCTGGGTCACCGAACGCGCCGCGCTCGGCCTGGCGCTCACGGACCCGGGCACATCACCGGCCGACTGCGTGGACGGTGCGCCCGACGCGGCCTGACGCGGTCCGCTCCGGCGCGGGGCGAAGACCGACGCGCGGGGCGAAGACCGACGCGCGGGGGCGAACACCGACGCCGGGGCGAACACCGACGCCGGGGGCGATGACCGACGCCGGGGGATGACCGATTCGTACAAGACCGGAGGCAGGCCCGCTGCCTACGGTCGTGGCATGACTCCACGACTCGACGCGATCGGCATCACCACCGCGGATCTGGCCGCATCGCTCGCCTTCTACCGCCGGCTCGGCCTCGACATCCCCGCCGACGCGGAATCCGCACCCCATGTCGAAACGACCCTCCCCGGCGGACAGCGCCTGCTGTGGGACACCGAGGACGTCGTCCGCTCCTTCGATCCCGCGTGGTCCGGCGCGGGCGGCGGGGACCGGATCGGTCTTGCCTTCCTCTGCGACGGCCCGGCGGAGGTCGACGCCGTCTACGAGGACCTGACCGGTGCCGGATACCGCGGCCGTCTGAAGCCGTGGGACGCGGTGTGGGGGCAGCGGTACGCCGTCGTCCTCGACCCGGACGGCCTGGCGGTCTCGCTGTTCGCCCCCGCCGGGTAGGAACCGCTCAGGGCGCGGCGAGGTACGCGGTCAGGGTGATGCCGGCCAGGTCGCGCATCTCGCGGGCCAGGTGTGCCTGGTCCGCGCAGCCCGCCGCGACAGCCGCCTCGGCGTACGGCGTCCCGGCCCGCACCAGGGCCAGCGCCCGTTGCAGGCGCAGCACCCGGGCGAGCGTCTTGGGCCCGTAGCCGAAGGCGTCCAGGGAGCGGCGGTGCAGCTGGCGCGCGCCGAGCCCCACCGACCGGGCGGTCTCCGCGACGGTGCGGCCGTCGTCGAGCCGGGCGGCCACGGCCCGCATCGCCGGGTCCGGCGGCGCGGTGCCGGCCGCCCGGCTCAGGGCGATGTCCTCGAGGGCGGTCGCCGGGTCGGCGGCCTCGGCGACCCGTTCGGTCAGCTCGCGCACCCGGTCCCCGGGCCACAGTCCGGCCAGGGGGACCCGGCGGTCGCGCAGTTCGTGAGCGGGTACGCCGAGCAGGGCGGGCGCCGTGCCGGGGGCGAAGCGGATGCCCGCGACTTCGCCACCGGTGGCGGTCGGGGGTTCCGTACGGGTGTCGGGGCCGGCGACGAGGAGCCGGCCGCCGATCCAGATCAGGTCCATGCATCCGTCGGGCAGCACCGGGTGGACCGCCCCCTCGGGCAGGGTCAGGGTCCAGACCTTCGCACCGTCCAGCCGCGACGCGCGCTCTTCGTAGCTGCCGCCCATGCCACTAGTCTCGTCCACGGACGGTTCGAGGCAAGTCATCGGCATCCCGGGGGCGGTCATGGCGGCACTGATGGAGTTCACCACGGACAACGGTGCGACGGTGACGGTGGAGGTGGACCGTCATGTCCCCGGTGCCCGGCTGGTCGCACGCGACGGCCATGCGATGGCCCGGGCGGGGCGCACCTTCGACAGCGCGCTGGAGGGGATCCGGTCCGCGGCCGAGTCGGCGCTCGCGGTGTTCCGCGACGGCACGCGGAAGCCGGACGGGGTGGAGCTCGAATTCGGGGTGAAGATCACCTCCGAGGCCGGGGCGGTGATCGCGAAGAGCGCGCTGGAGGGCCATCTCGTGGTCAAGCTGTCGTGGTCGCCGGGTTCGGATGCCCCGGCCCCTCCGGCTCCCGCAGCTCCCCCTGCTCCTCAGGCCGCACGGCCCTAGGCGCGCCTCACTCGCCGGGCGGGTGGGGCTTGTCGCTCTCCTTCTCGCGGCTCGGCTGGAGCCGCGACTTCACGTCGTCCGGCGGCAGGAAGCGCGACCAGCGCTCCGGGAACTCGGACGGCATGTAGGGACTGTCGCCGTCGTCCCCGTCTTCGTCCGGTCCGCCGTCCCAGCTCTCCGCCTGGGTGCGGGCCACGAACTCGGCCGCCTGGACCGCGCGCGCCCGGTCGTTGGCCGCGCGGGCCGCGGCCGTCGCCACCGAGGGCCAGACCCGGTCGATGGCGGCGTTGACCGCGGCGCCCACCAGTACCGCGAACGCGGAGATGCCGATCCACAGCAGCACGGCGATCGGTGCGGCCAGTGACCCGTAGATCGTCGGGCCCTCGACCGTACTGGTGAGGTAGATCCGGAGCAGGAAACTGCCCAGCACCCACATCGCCAGGGCCATCAGGGCGCCCGGCATGTCCTCGATCCAGGGTGAGCGGACGGGCACGGACACGTGGTAGAGCGTGGTGAGGAAGGAGATCGAGAGCAGTATCACCAGCGGCCAGTACAGGACGCTGATGACCTCGGTGCCCCACGGGATGAACTCCACGACCCGGTCGGGGCCGACCACCAGCAGCGGCAGCACCACCGCGCCGAGGAGCAGCGCCACGACGTACAGCAGGAAGGCGAGCATCCGGGTCTTCACGATGCCGCGGTGGCCGTCGAGGCCGTACATCACGGTGATCGTGTCGATGAAGACGTTCACCGCGCGGGAGCCCGACCAGAGCGCGATGGCGAAGCCGATGGAGATGACGTCGGGCCGGGCCCCGGTGGTGACGTCCGCGAGCAGCGGTTTGGCGAAGTCATTGACGCCGCGGTCGGAGAGCACCGTCTGGGCCGCGCTGAGGATGTTGCGCTCGATGGAGGCGACGGTCGCGGTGCTGGTCCACTCGTCGACGTAACCGAGCAGGCCGATCAGGCCGAGGAGCAGCGGGGGCAGGGACAGCAGGGTGAAGAACGCCGCCTCGGCGGCGAGTCCCAGGATGCGGTACTCCATGCACGAGTTGACCGTGTCCTTGAGCAACTGCCAGGCCAGCTGCCTCTTGGAGACGTTGCGGTAGAGCACTCGGGCCCGGTGGAGCCGGCCCGGTGGCCGCTCGGGTGTTTCATTTGCTGCCTGCACGTCCTTACCGTATCGGCATGGCAGCCACCACCCACACAGTGTCCAACCAGGCCCCTCCCCTGCTCGGCTACGACGTCTTCGGCGCGGACCGGGTGCTCACCGAAGCAGTGGAGCGGCACCTGCCGGCGCAGGTGCTCGACGAGGCCCGGGACGCGCTGGCCACGCTCGGCCGGTCCGCCGGGTCCGCCCAGGCCGCGGAGTGGGGGACGCAGGCGAACGAGAACCCGCCGCGGCTGCGCACCCATGACCGCTACGGGAACCGCGTCGACGAGGTGGAGTTCCATCCGGCCTGGCACCGGCTGCTCGGCCACGCCGTCACCGCCGGGCTGACCGACGCCTGGGACCGTCCGGGCGGGCATGTGCGCCGGGCCGCAGGTTTCCTGGTGTGGACGCAGGCCGAGGCGGGCCACGGCTGTCCGCTGTCGATGACGCACGCGGCGGTGCCGGCCCTGCGCACCGATCCGGCGGTGGCCGCCGTGTGGGAGCCGCTGCTGACCTCGCATGTGTACGAGGAGGAGCTGCGGGCGCCCGGGGAGAAGGCCGGGGCGCTGCTCGGGATGGGCATGACGGAGAAGCAGGGCGGCACGGACGTGCGGTCCAACACCACCCGCGCCGAGCCGCTCGCGGAGGAGGGCGCCTATCTGCTCACCGGGCACAAGTGGTTCTGCTCGGCGCCCATGTCCGACGGGTTCCTGGTGCTGGCGCAGGCGCCCGGCGGGCTGAGCTGCTTCCTGCTGCCCCGGGTGCTGCCGGACGGCAGCCGCAACCCGTTCGCGATCCAGCGCCTCAAGGACAAGCTGGGCAACCGCTCCAACGCCTCGGCGGAGGTCGAGTTCGACGGGACCTGGGCGCGGCTGATCGGTGA
It encodes the following:
- a CDS encoding GNAT family N-acetyltransferase, translating into MNDSHEIRIRPGGPADAPAILDMLDAAVAWMNARGNTEQWGTRPYSQNPGGVERVERYTTDNAAYIAELDGTSVGALVLDSGPNPQMPIAPAGEPERYVRLLISDRRHAGKEIGAALLAHAAEETRRAGVALLRVDCWAGGGGELVAYYERNGFTATDRFASGTWPGQILTRRIQPTP
- a CDS encoding chaplin, producing MRKALSKSILVMAAASGILTASGGYAFADASAEGAAIGSPGVGSGNAVQAPVHVPVNVCGNTVNVIGALNPAFGNECENESGDSGAGQSHGHGNSSSGASAQGVAANSPGVLSGNLIQVPVDVPVNVCGNTVNVVGALNPAAGNKCENDEGGNEPPKPPHHPKPPKPHKPPKHHHDGDCPPEHHKPPHHPKPPKPHKPPKHHHNGDCPPGHHNPPTHPPHHPPTHPPHHPKPPKPHNPPTHNPPTHTWHPHNPPTHTWHHTPTKHHKPPQMAHTGANDNLGIAGGASAALVLGGSLLMRRSRAARQG
- a CDS encoding methyltransferase domain-containing protein, producing MDLPREFTIRESTHRVHNPFTEEHLATLGRALRLAPGARILDLACGSGELLCTWARDHGVTGTGVDISTVFLDGARERAAELGVAGRVAFVHGDASGHVAPEPVDLAACLGATWIGGGVTGTVALLERSLRPGGMLLIGEPYWRREPPDTATVEACHATARDDFRALPELLEHFGELGWDVVEMVLASQEGWDRYAAAQWLNIRRWLDAHPDDELAGQMRAELATGPARHVRYQREYLGWGVFALMKR
- a CDS encoding LysR family transcriptional regulator yields the protein MELRHLSAFVAVAEELHFGRAAKRLQMAQPPLSQQIRRLEKELGVQLFERNTRSVRLTGAGESFLQPVRTVLDDLDTAVRAARAAGRGEFGRVGIGFAGASSHDTLPRLTRAVRAAHPAIELVMTGQTYANVALARVADGSLDLGFVRLPVTQPGVAHRVIDEEELVCALPFDHPLAGLESVPLAELAGEPFVSFPANTGSTVRDAMVGACEAAGFNPRVVQEAPDSYTIMALVAAGVGVTLTVTSVQHIQQNGLVYRRLAGPPIRRQAALAWRADNPSAALRAVLAVAETALPTPLRRDAS
- a CDS encoding cupin domain-containing protein, whose amino-acid sequence is MSYPEHLEYPEPRYLGNTGEVNAVFRSADTPPDIASPGASTHYLATHESTGGEFGLYKVDLGARSAGAKTHFHKAMSESFYVLSGTLELYNGEKWVTGREGDFLYVPVGGLHAFRNVTDEPMSMLMLFSPGAPREEYFERVAEVSQRGGEELKEFRIRHDSYFTEDFGPGAE
- a CDS encoding CoA-transferase, translating into MSMRAAIAAFVHDGATVCIEGFTHLVPTAAGHEIIRQGRRDLTVVRMTADIVVDQMLAAGCVTRLVSSFVGNSSAGSLGELRRRVERADPAPLAFEEYSHYGMICRYLAGAQRLPFYPLRSYGGSDLPSVNSDLRKVTSPYPGPDGRPEQIYVVPPVHPEVTIIHAQRADRAGNTQMWGLTGVQAEAVYAADKAVVVVEEIVGDEVIRKDPNRTLVPAHAVDAVVHCPRGAHPSFAQGYYDRDNAFYRAWSHISKDPGRLRAWLDEWVRGTADHAEYVEKLGADFWAGLAVGEALSEPVNYGRRL
- a CDS encoding acetyl-CoA C-acetyltransferase codes for the protein MPDRFDVVICEPLRTPIGRFGGVFAGQTPAALAALVVAEVVARTGVDPDRVDEVILGHSYPSAEAPAIGRVAALDAGLPQTVTGSQIDRRCGSGLQAVLDAAMQVQAGFSEVVIAGGVDVMSAAPYYTHDGRWGIKGPGLQLHDALARGRVTAGGVSHPVPGGMIETAENLRREYGISRADQDALALRSQQRAGRAAAEGRYDAETVPVTVKSRKGDTVVTADEHPRPDTTAEQLAALRPVLGKSDPEATVTAGNASGQNDAAAACLVTSSATAERLGLTPLVRLVSFARAGVPAATMGLGPVPATRTALGRAGLTLADLDLIELNEAFAAQVLACTRELGLGEKDHEERINVNGSGVSLGHPVGATGARILATLTRELHRREGRYGLETMCIGGGQGLAAVFERLAV
- a CDS encoding rodlin, with protein sequence MIKKVLATGAVAASILGLGATQAMAIGDDGGTTSINGNGASQSFGNAVTQGDGSPQFGLVQGSLNKPCIGLPLKANVGSLVGLVPVAVQDVNVLSSPQNQQCTENSTQAKGDEPLSHILDGIPVLSGNGAGNS